In a single window of the Caproicibacterium sp. BJN0003 genome:
- a CDS encoding penicillin-binding transpeptidase domain-containing protein encodes MAKGTTSKMWKRTTTLLITLIVLGFGTVIFTLFHLQIIDGENLKSKAVAQQLKDNILSAKRGTIYDCNMKELATSADVWKIVLVPAQMDETKYPGQKEAIISGLSQILGVDRSKIEDACNNRDSYWQVVGSKVETDVKNQLADWIEADAQKKDGYLALGNCIEYENDYKRYYPFGDFASVVLGFTNADGDGVEGLESEYNSYLKGTNGRLVTAKNAQQGDMPFQYSQRVEAQDGSSLVLTIDEVAQHYLEKALEEGAIAHNAGNRALGILMDVNTGEIKAMAVKGNFNSNDVVNVNKNMLADSGAFDPNNPRVLTDTEKARIAKLPEDQQSTATLNTLQQKWRNKAVSDTYYPGSVFKMCTGSMAMEEGVVNENTTYTCTGSYQIPGASKPINCWKTGGHGTENFVQGLCNSCNTFFIHIGVDLLGKERFFKYFQGFGFTEKTGIDLPGEANSLYYSEEALDPINLAVESFGQNFSITPLQMVTACAAVANGGNLVTPHVVKQIVGADGNIQKSVGTEVRRQVISEDTSKRMTAIMQQNATSGTAKNGYLMGYRVAGKTGTSEKVDKDNQKKAIDGVEGEYYIASYCGFAPADNPQYALLIFVDEPDASVGSYYGGAVAGPIFSQVMGEVLPYLGVDAKYDEADAAKLDIKAQDVTGKSVADAKAALQGQGLSVEVQGSGDSVLIQIPQGGQSMPKDGTVVLFTDQASRSTTVDVPDFSGMTVSEAEATAASHHLNIELAGAGETGSSGITASGQSATAGSKVTPGTIVTVTFIEKDTVM; translated from the coding sequence ATGGCAAAAGGTACCACCTCGAAAATGTGGAAACGGACGACGACCCTTTTGATTACTCTGATCGTTTTGGGATTTGGCACGGTGATCTTTACGTTGTTTCATCTTCAGATCATCGATGGAGAAAATTTAAAATCAAAGGCAGTCGCTCAGCAGTTAAAGGATAATATCCTTTCTGCAAAACGCGGTACAATCTATGACTGCAATATGAAGGAACTGGCTACCAGCGCTGATGTTTGGAAAATTGTGTTGGTGCCGGCGCAGATGGATGAGACAAAATATCCGGGCCAAAAAGAAGCAATTATTTCCGGACTAAGTCAAATTCTGGGAGTTGACCGCTCTAAAATTGAAGATGCCTGCAATAACCGAGATTCTTATTGGCAGGTGGTCGGCTCTAAGGTGGAAACAGATGTTAAAAACCAACTGGCAGATTGGATCGAAGCAGATGCTCAGAAAAAAGATGGCTATCTTGCTTTGGGAAATTGCATAGAATATGAAAATGATTATAAACGCTACTATCCGTTTGGTGATTTTGCTTCTGTTGTTTTAGGCTTTACCAATGCGGATGGAGACGGTGTAGAAGGCCTTGAGTCTGAATATAATTCCTATTTAAAAGGTACAAACGGACGCCTTGTTACGGCGAAGAATGCGCAGCAGGGAGATATGCCTTTCCAATATTCGCAGAGAGTAGAGGCCCAGGATGGTTCTTCTCTGGTTCTGACGATCGATGAAGTTGCGCAGCACTATCTGGAAAAAGCACTGGAGGAAGGTGCCATTGCGCATAACGCTGGAAACCGTGCATTGGGAATCTTGATGGATGTTAATACCGGCGAGATTAAGGCAATGGCAGTGAAAGGCAATTTCAACAGCAATGATGTAGTGAATGTGAATAAGAATATGCTGGCTGATTCCGGCGCATTTGACCCCAATAACCCGCGGGTATTAACAGATACGGAAAAAGCGCGCATTGCCAAATTACCGGAAGATCAGCAGAGTACAGCAACCCTCAATACACTTCAGCAGAAATGGAGAAACAAAGCGGTCAGTGATACATATTATCCTGGTTCTGTCTTTAAGATGTGTACGGGCTCCATGGCGATGGAAGAGGGCGTTGTGAATGAAAATACAACGTATACTTGTACCGGCAGCTACCAAATTCCGGGCGCAAGCAAACCAATTAATTGTTGGAAGACTGGTGGACATGGAACAGAAAATTTTGTGCAGGGACTGTGCAATTCCTGTAACACCTTCTTTATTCATATTGGCGTAGACCTTCTCGGAAAAGAGCGTTTCTTTAAATACTTCCAAGGATTTGGATTTACAGAAAAAACAGGAATCGATTTACCTGGTGAAGCGAATTCTCTCTATTATAGTGAAGAAGCACTGGATCCAATCAACTTGGCCGTTGAATCTTTCGGCCAGAACTTTAGTATTACGCCGCTGCAAATGGTTACTGCCTGCGCAGCAGTCGCAAATGGCGGAAATTTGGTAACTCCGCATGTGGTAAAGCAAATTGTCGGGGCAGACGGAAATATTCAGAAAAGTGTCGGAACGGAGGTTCGTCGGCAGGTAATTTCAGAGGATACCAGCAAGCGGATGACTGCAATTATGCAGCAGAATGCTACTAGCGGCACAGCCAAAAATGGTTATCTGATGGGATACCGGGTCGCAGGAAAGACGGGCACTAGTGAAAAAGTGGATAAAGATAACCAAAAGAAGGCTATTGACGGAGTAGAGGGCGAATATTATATCGCTTCTTATTGCGGATTTGCTCCGGCGGATAATCCACAGTATGCATTGTTGATTTTTGTCGATGAACCGGATGCAAGTGTAGGCAGTTACTATGGCGGTGCAGTTGCCGGTCCGATCTTTAGTCAGGTGATGGGAGAAGTCCTTCCATATTTGGGTGTTGATGCAAAATATGATGAAGCAGATGCAGCAAAGCTGGATATTAAAGCACAGGATGTTACTGGAAAATCAGTAGCAGACGCAAAAGCGGCACTGCAGGGTCAGGGCCTTTCAGTTGAGGTACAGGGATCTGGAGATTCTGTGTTGATACAAATTCCTCAGGGTGGTCAATCCATGCCAAAAGATGGAACCGTTGTGCTCTTTACAGATCAGGCAAGCAGAAGCACGACAGTAGACGTTCCGGATTTTTCAGGAATGACGGTTTCAGAGGCTGAGGCGACAGCAGCTTCGCATCATTTGAATATCGAACTGGCAGGTGCCGGCGAAACCGGGAGCAGCGGCATTACCGCTTCCGGCCAGAGTGCAACAGCTGGCAGTAAGGTAACACCGGGTACAATTGTGACGGTTACCTTTATTGAAAAAGACACTGTTATGTAA
- the mraY gene encoding phospho-N-acetylmuramoyl-pentapeptide-transferase, whose product MNIIWIVSAAAISFGVTALLGKWMVPYLHHINFGQTIREVGPKWHQKKNGTPTMGGFMFMAGIALALLATIPFCGENFAENLMGTRVVGGLLMALGFGMVGFVDDYIKVVKKRNLGLTVLQKLLLQIIVAAAYLLALKMAGTGSITIVPGVGAVDLGTGYWILSLIGIVGMVNAVNFTDGIDGLNTSVTFVVAIFFMAIAGVMKLTGMSILSAACAGGCLGFLMWNFYPAKVFMGDTGSLFLGGLVCALGFGMNVPVLIPLMGIIYVCEILSVVLQVTYFKATHGKRIFKMTPIHHHFEMCGWSEVKICCVFSLVTIVACIVALLLVMRTYWMPI is encoded by the coding sequence ATGAATATTATTTGGATCGTCTCTGCGGCGGCTATTTCATTTGGTGTAACTGCGTTGCTTGGAAAATGGATGGTGCCCTATTTGCACCATATCAATTTTGGGCAGACGATTCGCGAAGTTGGTCCAAAATGGCACCAGAAAAAAAACGGAACCCCCACGATGGGTGGATTTATGTTTATGGCAGGAATCGCTTTGGCACTTCTTGCGACGATTCCCTTCTGTGGAGAAAATTTTGCGGAAAATCTAATGGGAACCCGTGTAGTCGGCGGTCTTTTGATGGCACTTGGTTTTGGAATGGTCGGCTTTGTGGACGATTATATTAAGGTCGTGAAAAAGCGAAACCTTGGGCTTACCGTTTTGCAGAAGCTTTTGCTGCAGATCATTGTGGCGGCAGCATACCTTTTGGCACTGAAAATGGCCGGAACCGGTTCGATTACGATCGTTCCAGGAGTTGGAGCAGTAGATCTCGGAACCGGGTACTGGATCCTTTCGCTGATTGGAATTGTGGGCATGGTAAATGCGGTCAACTTTACAGATGGAATTGACGGGCTGAATACCTCTGTGACTTTTGTCGTGGCAATCTTCTTTATGGCGATTGCAGGTGTGATGAAGCTGACGGGAATGAGCATTTTGTCGGCGGCATGCGCAGGAGGATGCTTGGGATTCCTGATGTGGAATTTTTATCCCGCAAAGGTTTTTATGGGGGATACCGGTTCCTTGTTTTTAGGTGGTTTGGTCTGTGCACTTGGATTCGGAATGAATGTTCCGGTATTAATTCCTCTTATGGGGATTATCTATGTATGTGAGATCCTTTCTGTTGTGTTGCAGGTGACCTACTTTAAAGCAACCCACGGAAAAAGAATTTTTAAGATGACACCGATCCACCATCATTTTGAGATGTGCGGGTGGAGTGAAGTGAAAATTTGCTGTGTATTCAGCCTCGTGACGATTGTAGCCTGCATTGTGGCATTACTGCTTGTGATGCGAACTTACTGGATGCCAATCTGA
- a CDS encoding FtsW/RodA/SpoVE family cell cycle protein, translating to MAVRNNGNFSQNRSKTSVSGYKRDMKATQQRQPNQRTERFPKQNFEQIRQTPQEKSKKHRPRRAKKFRLFSTRSGMDLTLLFLVLALVSVGLVMLFSSSYAYAYYNMNGDSYFFVRKQAFFAVLGIAVMIAISYFDYHHLHRFAIPLLIGICLVLMLMVPLKGTSLVPNRNGAFRWIELPVLGSIQPSEVAKFAVILIFAHLISINYKQMNNFRYGVLPYLVILGAVCGLVILEKHLSATLIILFLGLIMLFIGGVPLKWFGIGIGGVAGVGGLSFLLLRNSLLSYTMPRIQGWLNPLNPPDGVDTWQTRQSLYAIGSGGLLGLGLGKSRQKYLYLPEPQNDFIFAIVCEELGFIGATLIVLLFAALVWRGIMISLRAQDKFGMLLGIGLTMQVGLQVVLNIAVVTNLVPNTGISLPFFSYGGSSLMILLAEMGILLSISRTSNIEKT from the coding sequence ATGGCGGTTCGGAACAATGGGAATTTTTCGCAAAACCGGTCAAAGACAAGTGTTTCCGGATACAAAAGAGATATGAAAGCGACGCAACAGCGCCAGCCTAATCAAAGGACAGAACGCTTTCCAAAGCAGAACTTTGAGCAGATACGACAGACACCTCAGGAAAAGTCAAAGAAGCACCGTCCTCGCCGTGCAAAGAAGTTTCGGCTGTTTTCTACCCGATCAGGAATGGATCTAACGCTGCTGTTTCTCGTCTTGGCGCTTGTCAGCGTTGGTCTGGTTATGCTGTTTTCATCCAGCTATGCGTATGCCTATTACAATATGAATGGTGACAGCTATTTCTTTGTTCGTAAACAGGCATTTTTTGCAGTCCTCGGAATTGCTGTGATGATTGCAATTTCCTATTTCGACTATCATCATCTTCATAGGTTTGCCATACCGCTTTTGATTGGTATCTGTTTGGTACTGATGCTGATGGTTCCTTTAAAAGGAACTTCATTGGTGCCAAACCGCAATGGTGCTTTCCGCTGGATTGAGCTTCCTGTTTTAGGTTCTATTCAACCGTCAGAAGTTGCAAAATTTGCAGTTATTTTGATTTTTGCCCATTTGATTTCCATTAACTATAAACAGATGAATAATTTTCGGTATGGTGTTTTACCATATCTTGTGATTCTTGGGGCGGTCTGCGGATTGGTTATTTTGGAAAAGCATTTGTCGGCAACTTTGATTATTTTGTTTTTGGGATTAATTATGCTCTTTATCGGCGGTGTTCCGCTTAAATGGTTTGGAATTGGAATCGGCGGTGTTGCAGGCGTTGGCGGATTGAGCTTTTTGCTTTTGCGCAATTCGCTTCTTTCCTATACCATGCCGCGAATTCAAGGCTGGCTTAATCCTTTAAACCCGCCTGATGGCGTTGATACATGGCAGACTCGTCAGTCCCTTTATGCAATTGGCTCCGGTGGACTTTTAGGATTGGGACTCGGGAAGAGCCGCCAAAAATATCTTTATCTTCCGGAACCGCAGAACGATTTTATTTTTGCCATTGTCTGTGAAGAACTTGGATTTATTGGTGCTACACTGATTGTGCTTCTTTTTGCGGCACTGGTTTGGCGTGGAATTATGATTTCTCTGCGTGCGCAGGATAAATTTGGAATGCTCCTTGGAATTGGATTGACCATGCAGGTAGGACTTCAGGTGGTTTTAAATATCGCCGTGGTTACGAATTTGGTGCCAAATACCGGCATTAGCCTTCCATTCTTCAGCTATGGCGGATCTTCTCTGATGATCCTTTTGGCAGAGATGGGAATCTTGCTTTCTATTTCGCGAACTTCTAATATTGAAAAAACTTAA
- the murG gene encoding undecaprenyldiphospho-muramoylpentapeptide beta-N-acetylglucosaminyltransferase → MRILFAGGGTAGHINPALAIAGYLKERQPDAQILYVGAKGGMEERLVPQAGYAFKSVTISGFQRKISWTNFKKNCKTIVHVFTATEESKKIIREFKPDVCVGTGGYVSGPVIREAMKLGVPALIHEQNAYPGVTNKALSRNAARTMLAMADAEKYMEKGAHCVLTGNPVRLSVLRADRASARQRLGLDNRPVILSFGGSLGARKINEPMADLLAHTAKTDRFQHIHAYGQWGKWFPDLLRQKGVDLAAHPNMDIREYINDMPDCLAAADLVICRAGAITLSELQAVGRASLIIPSPNVAENHQYHNAMSMVKRNAAWILEEKDLTGQMLIKKVEQLFQKPETIEHLAENAKKMAIVDANERIYKLILEVLKENHKA, encoded by the coding sequence ATGAGAATTTTGTTTGCCGGCGGCGGAACGGCCGGCCATATCAATCCAGCGTTGGCGATTGCGGGATATTTAAAGGAACGTCAGCCGGATGCACAAATCCTTTATGTGGGAGCAAAGGGCGGCATGGAAGAACGTCTGGTTCCTCAGGCGGGATATGCTTTTAAAAGTGTAACAATTTCGGGATTTCAGCGTAAAATCAGCTGGACCAATTTCAAAAAGAACTGCAAAACGATCGTTCATGTATTTACAGCAACAGAAGAATCCAAAAAAATTATTCGTGAATTTAAGCCGGATGTTTGTGTTGGAACCGGCGGGTATGTATCCGGGCCTGTTATTCGTGAAGCAATGAAGCTGGGAGTTCCGGCACTGATTCATGAGCAGAACGCTTATCCTGGGGTGACAAATAAAGCGCTTTCTCGTAATGCAGCGCGCACGATGCTCGCAATGGCAGATGCGGAAAAATACATGGAAAAGGGTGCGCACTGTGTGCTTACCGGAAATCCGGTGCGGCTGTCTGTTCTGCGGGCGGATCGAGCCAGTGCCCGTCAGAGGCTCGGCCTTGATAATCGTCCGGTCATTCTTTCTTTCGGCGGAAGTCTTGGAGCAAGAAAGATCAACGAACCAATGGCTGATCTTTTGGCGCATACCGCTAAGACAGACCGTTTTCAGCACATCCATGCTTATGGGCAGTGGGGAAAATGGTTCCCTGATTTGCTTAGACAGAAGGGAGTGGATTTGGCAGCTCATCCCAATATGGATATCCGAGAATATATTAATGATATGCCGGACTGCCTTGCTGCGGCGGATCTTGTAATCTGTCGTGCAGGCGCCATTACACTTTCGGAGCTGCAGGCCGTCGGACGTGCATCGCTCATTATTCCAAGCCCAAATGTTGCAGAAAATCATCAGTATCATAATGCGATGTCTATGGTAAAACGCAACGCTGCATGGATTTTGGAAGAAAAAGATCTAACCGGCCAAATGCTGATTAAAAAGGTAGAACAGCTTTTCCAAAAGCCGGAAACGATTGAACATTTAGCAGAAAATGCGAAAAAAATGGCGATTGTAGATGCCAATGAGCGAATCTATAAATTGATTTTGGAAGTGCTCAAGGAGAATCATAAAGCGTAG
- the murA gene encoding UDP-N-acetylglucosamine 1-carboxyvinyltransferase — protein MPRLKIAGPCRLQGEVSVQGAKNSALPLLAASILCREECILHNCPQLSDVRISTEILRKLGCRVLSERDTICIDAREISSFQIPDDLMREMRSSIIFLGAILGRTGCAVLGFPGGCELGPRPIDLHLEALRKMGASIVEDHGRLLCETPTGLHGAHIALSFPSVGATENVLLAASCAKGTTLLENAAHEPEICDLADFLNSCGANIRGAGGSTIEIEGVEQLGGCEHWVIPDRIAAATFLAAGAATYSTITLRDINPQHLAPIWPVFEEAGCDLTLFRDAAVLVPPKKLHRIKHIRTMPYPGFPTDAQAPLMAMTTQCQGTSMFVENIFESRYKHVGELLRLGAHIRVDGRVAVVEGPSKLSGTTVEAADLRGGAALVVAGLAAFGETIVEEIHHIDRGYEAIERTLGDLGAQIRRLP, from the coding sequence ATGCCAAGATTAAAAATTGCCGGTCCCTGTCGATTACAGGGCGAAGTTTCCGTTCAGGGGGCGAAGAACAGCGCCCTGCCTCTTTTGGCAGCTTCTATTTTATGCCGAGAAGAATGCATTTTACACAACTGCCCACAGCTTTCAGATGTTCGTATTTCTACAGAAATTCTCCGAAAGCTGGGCTGCCGGGTTCTTTCGGAACGAGATACCATCTGCATAGATGCGCGCGAGATTTCTTCTTTTCAGATTCCGGATGATCTGATGAGAGAAATGCGTTCGTCAATTATCTTTTTAGGGGCGATTCTGGGCCGTACCGGCTGCGCGGTTTTAGGTTTTCCGGGTGGGTGTGAATTAGGGCCACGGCCGATTGATTTGCATTTGGAAGCTCTGCGGAAAATGGGAGCTTCGATTGTGGAAGATCATGGGCGGCTGCTCTGTGAAACGCCTACAGGACTTCATGGTGCTCATATTGCATTGAGCTTCCCCAGTGTAGGTGCAACGGAAAATGTGCTTTTAGCAGCATCATGTGCGAAGGGAACTACTCTTCTTGAAAATGCAGCACATGAACCGGAAATTTGTGACCTTGCCGATTTTCTTAACAGCTGCGGCGCAAATATCCGCGGAGCAGGCGGCAGCACGATTGAAATCGAAGGGGTAGAGCAGCTTGGCGGATGCGAGCATTGGGTGATCCCGGATAGGATTGCGGCTGCAACCTTTTTAGCAGCCGGTGCAGCAACATACAGCACCATTACTTTGCGCGATATTAATCCGCAGCATCTGGCCCCAATATGGCCCGTGTTTGAAGAGGCAGGTTGTGATCTTACTTTGTTTCGTGATGCGGCAGTTTTAGTTCCACCCAAAAAGCTTCATCGGATCAAGCATATTAGAACAATGCCGTATCCAGGATTTCCCACAGACGCACAGGCACCCTTGATGGCAATGACAACGCAGTGTCAAGGTACGAGTATGTTTGTGGAAAATATTTTTGAGAGTCGGTATAAACATGTGGGAGAGCTGCTCCGTCTTGGCGCACATATTCGTGTAGATGGACGGGTGGCTGTTGTCGAGGGTCCCAGTAAGCTTTCTGGAACAACTGTTGAAGCTGCAGATTTACGTGGCGGTGCGGCTTTAGTGGTCGCCGGATTGGCGGCGTTTGGAGAGACGATTGTAGAAGAGATTCACCATATTGACCGAGGATATGAGGCAATTGAACGGACTTTGGGTGATTTAGGAGCACAGATTCGGCGGTTGCCGTAA
- a CDS encoding cell division protein FtsQ/DivIB, translated as MSRNEKNRRGNVSPENQNKRVVSSETRRAYSDRKVPEYPKERQRTVPKDPYDRVRRHRRKKRIFYIVSFLIVVVAAITLSLTVLFRVDQIAIEGDTRYSSDQIIESSGLYYGENLFRANVSLAEKTIENKLPYIGQAKISKSLPGKLLISVQEDDVAGAVEYNGQYVILSCKGKVLQLSDTVPEGVATIKGINFTKAVPGETASYETEDESSLFGQLGEAVEQSGLSNVSAMDLSDRYQLTVTIESKFLLKLGTPTYLQRKLTFAQEILKNHLQDSPSGVIDLSSIQENNQAYVPYDPQQIDDPTSSTSSSTSASSSSETSTASTVNPSGSSPQSTASSQNTASSSKEDSYHIAVDANGNTVYDSDGDPIYTKKDVYTPDPAAGETTK; from the coding sequence TTGAGCAGGAATGAGAAAAATCGGCGAGGAAACGTTTCGCCGGAAAATCAGAATAAACGTGTGGTTTCATCAGAGACCCGCAGAGCCTATTCGGATCGAAAGGTTCCGGAATATCCGAAGGAGAGGCAAAGAACTGTGCCGAAGGATCCTTATGACCGGGTACGAAGACATAGGCGAAAGAAAAGAATCTTTTATATTGTTTCTTTTTTAATTGTGGTAGTGGCAGCTATTACATTATCGCTGACGGTCCTGTTCCGGGTTGACCAGATCGCAATTGAAGGGGACACACGGTACAGCTCGGATCAGATCATAGAATCGAGCGGCCTTTATTACGGAGAAAATCTTTTTCGTGCAAATGTGAGTCTTGCAGAAAAAACAATCGAAAACAAATTACCATATATCGGGCAAGCCAAAATTTCAAAGTCGCTTCCTGGAAAATTATTGATCAGCGTACAAGAAGATGATGTTGCTGGCGCAGTGGAATATAATGGGCAGTATGTGATCTTATCTTGCAAAGGAAAGGTTTTGCAGCTTTCAGATACAGTACCGGAAGGGGTTGCAACGATCAAGGGGATAAACTTTACGAAAGCGGTTCCGGGAGAAACTGCCTCTTATGAGACTGAGGACGAAAGTTCTTTATTTGGGCAACTTGGAGAAGCAGTTGAGCAGTCGGGTCTCAGCAATGTGAGTGCGATGGATCTTTCGGACCGATATCAACTGACAGTAACGATTGAGAGCAAGTTCTTACTCAAATTAGGAACACCTACTTACCTGCAAAGAAAATTGACTTTTGCACAGGAAATTTTGAAAAATCATTTACAGGACTCTCCATCCGGTGTGATTGATCTTTCCAGCATTCAGGAAAACAATCAAGCCTATGTACCATATGATCCACAGCAGATTGATGACCCGACTTCTTCGACAAGTTCGAGCACATCCGCTAGCTCTTCTTCAGAGACTTCTACTGCGTCGACAGTGAATCCTTCTGGAAGTTCTCCCCAAAGTACCGCTTCATCCCAAAATACGGCTTCATCTTCTAAAGAAGATAGTTATCATATTGCGGTAGATGCTAACGGAAATACCGTTTATGATTCTGACGGAGATCCTATTTATACGAAAAAGGATGTTTACACTCCGGATCCTGCTGCGGGAGAAACTACCAAATAA
- the ftsZ gene encoding cell division protein FtsZ — MPFEIDNDFDNIVQIKVVGVGGGGGNAVDRMVNSGVQGVEFITVNTDKQALYRSKATQKIQIGEKVTHGKGAGSKPEIGSKAADESREAISAAIRGSDMVFITAGMGGGTGTGAAPIVAEIARDMGILTIGIVTKPFAFEGKVRMAQADEGIANLKEHVDSLVVIPNERLKLVSEQRITLLNAFAVADDVLRQGVQSISDLIKLPGLVNLDFADVTSVMKDAGYAHMGVGHASGKDKAETAASMAISSPLLETSIAGAKGVIINITSSPDIGLDEIETASSMISEQAHKDANIIWGAAFDENMDDEMTVTVVATGFATHDGSDPDADLDIDIPPMAASSARRQQQAAASAAPRSTGRAVDKAPSSSEEDDDYVDIMSIFNRK; from the coding sequence ATGCCTTTTGAAATTGATAACGATTTCGATAATATTGTTCAAATTAAGGTCGTCGGTGTCGGCGGCGGCGGCGGAAATGCAGTTGATCGAATGGTCAACTCCGGCGTACAGGGCGTTGAATTTATCACAGTGAATACGGATAAGCAGGCGCTCTATCGTTCAAAGGCCACTCAGAAGATTCAAATCGGCGAAAAGGTTACGCACGGAAAAGGTGCAGGCAGCAAGCCGGAAATCGGCAGCAAAGCTGCGGATGAAAGTCGCGAGGCAATTTCTGCTGCAATTCGCGGCAGTGATATGGTCTTTATTACTGCTGGTATGGGCGGCGGTACCGGTACCGGTGCTGCACCGATCGTAGCTGAAATTGCAAGAGACATGGGGATTCTTACGATTGGAATCGTCACAAAACCTTTTGCTTTTGAAGGAAAGGTTCGGATGGCTCAGGCCGATGAAGGAATTGCCAATCTGAAAGAGCACGTCGATTCTTTGGTCGTGATCCCAAATGAGCGCTTGAAATTGGTTTCTGAACAGCGTATTACATTGCTTAACGCATTTGCAGTTGCAGATGATGTTTTGCGTCAGGGCGTTCAGAGTATTTCTGATTTGATTAAGTTGCCGGGTCTTGTCAACCTTGATTTTGCTGATGTTACTTCTGTTATGAAAGATGCCGGCTATGCACATATGGGCGTTGGCCATGCTTCTGGTAAAGATAAGGCTGAGACTGCTGCCAGTATGGCAATTTCCAGTCCGCTGTTGGAAACCTCTATTGCTGGGGCAAAGGGCGTTATTATTAATATTACTTCCTCTCCGGATATTGGTTTGGATGAGATTGAGACTGCATCTTCCATGATCTCTGAGCAGGCACATAAGGATGCCAATATTATTTGGGGCGCTGCTTTTGATGAGAATATGGATGATGAGATGACTGTAACAGTCGTTGCAACCGGCTTTGCAACCCATGATGGTTCTGATCCGGATGCTGATTTGGACATTGATATTCCACCTATGGCAGCCTCTTCTGCAAGACGTCAGCAGCAGGCAGCAGCATCTGCTGCTCCTCGCAGCACTGGAAGAGCGGTTGATAAAGCACCGAGTTCTTCTGAAGAAGACGATGATTATGTGGATATCATGTCAATCTTCAATCGTAAATAA
- a CDS encoding FumA C-terminus/TtdB family hydratase beta subunit: MEKIRINAQQMVKLAPTLHAGDNVLLSGIIYTARDAAHKRMIDLINQGKKLPFELLGATIYYAGATPAPEGLATGSCGPTTSTRMDVFSPRLLDLGLKCMIGKGGRSPEVCEAICRNQAVYLCAIGGAGALACRCIKKQDVIAFDDLGCESIKRLEVEDFPLITAIDCHGGNLFKRP, from the coding sequence ATGGAAAAAATCAGGATTAATGCACAACAAATGGTCAAACTAGCTCCGACTCTTCATGCAGGAGATAATGTGCTTTTAAGCGGTATTATTTATACGGCTCGCGATGCAGCCCATAAGCGGATGATCGATTTGATCAATCAGGGGAAAAAGCTTCCGTTTGAACTTCTGGGGGCGACTATTTATTATGCGGGTGCAACGCCTGCTCCGGAAGGCTTAGCGACTGGTTCCTGTGGACCAACTACCAGCACCAGGATGGATGTCTTTTCTCCACGTCTGCTCGATTTGGGGCTTAAATGTATGATTGGAAAGGGCGGCCGCAGTCCGGAAGTATGCGAAGCAATCTGCCGGAATCAGGCAGTCTATCTTTGTGCAATCGGCGGAGCAGGAGCACTTGCTTGCCGCTGTATCAAAAAGCAAGATGTGATTGCTTTTGATGATTTGGGCTGTGAGAGTATTAAACGTCTAGAAGTAGAAGATTTTCCGCTGATTACAGCAATTGATTGTCATGGCGGGAATCTATTTAAAAGGCCCTAA